TCCAAACAACTATTTTAAGGGGAAACATTTTCCTTTGTTGACTAATGAGGCAACACGTCTTTTTAAGCTGCAATAAAAACTGCTTAATGTGATGGAAAATTGCCCGAAAACCCTATAAAGCAAAAGTGAATCACAAACTGCATCACTGATCCTATAATGTAAATTTGTTTCTGATCTGTAGTTTACGAGCTCATTTGTTTCAGCAAAGCAGAGAATGATTACTGTGACCCCCTGGGGCAAAGTTTTTAGGTTTTACGACCcagcatttaacattttttggtgCAGGGTCACAGAACATTACATTGGGAAATTATCCGGACTCCCACTGACTAACCGTTTTATCCTCATTTTGTCTTAATGATACAAAACAATGTGAACTTTGCAGTCCTGTAATGATGACGGTGATCAATAAGCACGGCAATTATAGTTtagaaccacttttttttttaacaggcctcATGTTGCTCACTAACATTTTGCTGTTAGTGGGGTTCCTTCATTAGAAGTTCACAAGCCGCATGTGGTTAAGAGCACTGGAATCACATTCACTGCATTAAAGAACAACAAACATGCTTGACTTCGCCTCAAAGTTTTGTACTTAATATTGACTTTTTGCAGCAGATTAGGCAGGTAATAATATGAAAAGTGCTCATAGGACAACCCAGCAGTTTTTATAACCCATCAAATCCTCGTGTGTACATTATTCATTCTTTCAAATATTTCGAGAAGATGTGAAACTAATGAGATGATGCCCATTTGGACTCATGGATAAATCTGAGTGGACATACGCTCACAAGCAGCACCATCTTGTGGTAAAAAGTGGTATTGTAGTAGATCTCCCCCCCGTGTTATAGTATTATTACGTACGTGCATTTTTATGAACCAAGCAGATGACAACAGTTGAGCACCTGTCATAATGGGATGAATATTGCAGGGTGGTTGGGTGCCTTTCTCAAGAACACCTCTGTcatcgtttatttatttatttatctatctatctatctatctatctatctatctatctatctatctatctatctatctatctatctatctatctatctatctatctatctatctatctatctatctatctatctatctatctatctatctatctatctatctatctatctatctatctatctatctatctatctatctatctatctatctatttatttatttatttatttatttatttttgagtcTGATCCCTATGTCCCTAAGCAAATTTAGAACTACAAGAATTTTTGTCCAGTACAGGTTTAGTACTGCATGCATCATATTAGTCTCATAAAAACACATGGGAAaactattattaatattttagttTGATCATAGCAACATTTGTACTTTTGGggcattgtttttcaaaacctGCCATATAAGCAGCTATGCGCAGTACTCACAGTGAAGCAATGGAAGAATTTACTTTGCTCTTGTTTTGTTCTTGAGATAGAACTTGACTCAATAGCCACAATAGTACAGAATTGGCCCCAAGCCTCCAGATGTGAAGGCGAAGCCAGATTTCacctttcagcatgacaattaCTAAAATACCCAAAAGATGCGTGCAAATCAACTGAAGAATGGCTTGACAAGAGGAAGACCTAATCCCAATCAAAAAtggggctgggggtggggtgaCCAGAAGAGTTGTTGTGCATGTACACATATTGTCAAGATGTGCCATGCGGAATGAGTTCTATTCCCACCGAAAATGTAGAGCTGATGTAATACATAAGGCAGGTAGAAAGGTCATCCATCAAACAAACTATCACAGCAAAACCAAAGGTTTATTCTGAGTGGGATCATGTCCATCCAGACATGGAAAAAGACATAGAAAAGAGATAAACTGAAAGAGTTTGCATTATTTGAGTAAAAACCACAAGTCTTGACTTGATGTGAAGCAATGTGGTGagaatgtcagaaaaaaaatgtcagaatagTATTCCTTCCAAAACATTATCAAATAAGTGGAGTAACTTTGTTGCACATGGTGCTGGTTCGTTACTGGTTGTTTAGTGAGGGCAAAGGTTACGGCAACACAGCCGATTTCTCTTAATGACACATGGAGCTTTGATCAGCCGTGGTAAGTTAACAGAGGTGAAGGCTGCTCACAAGCATCTCTTACTGGTTTATTATTTCAAGATTTGCGTCGGCACGGCTGGCATTCGACAAATTTCCTGTGGAAAGTTTTGCTGTTCTTGCAGGAATGTAACCAGGCATGTCCACTAAACACGAGTTTGCACGCCGTCCTGTGCTGCTTATGATTGAATACGTGTAATGTTTATGCATATATTGTGATGACGTTAGACTGTTTGGAAGTGCTTTGAGGCTACCCCCTTCTTGTTGATTATCTCTCCTCCTGCAAAATCTGAAGTCTGTCCTCCGCGTAGTGAGGCCTGCTGTGGCCAGTGTCGATGGCCCCGCAGTCGTCTGTGAAAAACACCAAGTCCTGCCAAAGCAACAAAGACACTAGGTCACGTGGAAGCTGCAAAACACACCAACGGCAAGTCGGAAAAGCCACTGCTCAGCTTTGAGATGCACTCACCCGATAGCAAATTCGGCTGATTATGGCGTACAAGTTCTGCATTTTGGTTTTCAGCAGTACCATCCTGGGTCGCTCTCTGCAGTTCCGGCTGGGATGGTTTAGGAGCACGTAGAGGAAGTCACGGAGCTTGGTCGTCACACACGAGTTCTACAACGACAATTGGTTTCATCCCAGGCGTGATCACTTGACGTCAAAAATCTCAGAAGCTGAGGTGGACATTCTAACCACGATACATAATGGGGGTGACATTTTTAAACTGATTTTGTTTCATTGATGTAATTCTTTCTgtctcaatccatccatccatggtcATTAACAGAAACAgtaaattaccaaaaaaaatccatattatGCCATGACATCATTTGTGCAGTAGGAAATTATCTAATTCCCTTAATTGCTcaagaaataatttatttaccTAAAAATGGATCTTCATCCATGTACTAGCTATGTCAGGGACAGAGTGATATGCAGAAAAATTTAATTCTCCTTCGCTAGTTAGTTGACAGAGGTCCTTCTGCTGCGactcatacaacaaaataacaacTTTGTGCTGAACTAATAAGGTTCAGACTTTCACATTATGGATATTTCTGAGGAAATTGGGCTCTCATTAGATGAGTGGTTGTCAAACTAAGGTGCGCATCCTGGGTTTGTACAAGCCGTAAGAGATTGAAATACATTTGCAATGAGTTATGTTATCTGTGggcaaaataaaagataaaatttAACTGTAACCTCAAGTAAACATTTGCAGCTTGGATGCGCATTCCTcgggtcaaaagtttccaacaGGTCGAGAAATAGGTTTCGCCACATCCGTGGCAATGTTCAGTGCGACTGACTCAGCAATCGCGTTACACCGGGATGCTTTCTAGTCaggtcaaaaagaaaaattggaaaatgactttgctcatgttctccTTTTTGTGGGAATtaaaatcactttaaaaaataaaataaaattaccaaATTGGCAACACAGAGTACCTTTATAAACTATCTTCTGCCAGTTCACATCCTAGTTGTTAAAAGAAGCAGTGCAAATCAGCTTGTGACAATCGAACATTGTTGAATTTAATTCCTTTCCATAAAACAGTTCGTATATATTGAGGTTGAAATGTAAAAGTATATGATGGCTATATTTAATTGGTTTTCGTGTCCAATAAGTTTCAAATTTTCCCAAAAAGCATGACAAGCCTTATTTACGTTAGATGGCGCAGGTGtacccatcaatccatccattcatccatcattttcttcaccgcttatcctcacgagggtcgtgggagtgctagagcctatcccagctgtcaacgggcaggaggcagggtacaccctgaactggttgccaggcaatcgcagggcacatcgagagaaacagccgcacacacagtcacaccgaggggcaatttagagtgtccaattaatgttgcatatttttgggatgtgggaggaaacccaagcagacacgaggagaacatacaaacttcacacaggcgtgtccgggattgaacccgggacctcagaactgtgaggccaacactttaccaactgtGCCTAAATTGAACTTACGTGCACGTCAAGGAAGATGGTGGGTAGGACCTCAGCACACGTTTTCTGGCAAAACAACACAGGACgcaaagcaaacatgaaggaaaaacatacagtatttaaaaaaaaaatatatatatatatatatatatatatatatatatatattgcatcgGTTTCCAGTGAAACAAAGTCGGGGGCGCTTACCATACGGTGGTAAGTGTGGATCTTATCCAAGAGGGTCATCACTTCTTTGCTCAAGCTCAGCGCCCTGGAGTAACAGGTCGGTGGCGTGCATTCTGACACACACGCAAAACCGAAGAACCAGAACGCGAGTGCGGATCCGAACTTCATGTTTAGGGCGATTCAGCGCCGTTGCTCGCGGGCTGCGGTTAGAATGTGCGCGCTGCTCGGTCCGACCAGACGCCAACAATTCTGCAAAAGCGGGGGTCGACTTGCTGCAGTTTAAATGGAGGGGtcgagaaaaaagaaaacatttggagGATGACGCAGGAGCATAGCAACGCCGACGGAAACATTTTGACCGCCGCTGCAGTGTTTTGGAGAGCACCAAGGACAAGGTTCCCCAAGTGCTCCAGCTGAGACATATTTCACTAACTTTtacgatgtaaaaaaaaaaaaaaaatcacgtaaatgtatttaaatatacacAAATGAGATTCTAATTCATGTAGACATGTTCACAAGGAGTGAAGTCATTAAATTCGAAAATgcgcaaaataacaaaaaaggcCACTTACAGTGCTCATTAGACTTCGCCACGCCATCTGATAATTCACAGTGAGATCCAAACATGTTGGAACATGATAtcatttcaaaaatttcccactTGAATGTCCACAGCTAAAGGCATCCATAGACAAAACACGCCACCTACTGGCAAAAGGAAATGATGTTTCATAACAAGTTAATCAGATCAACTTGTGAAACTTCGCACATGAAACAGGTCTgtcaaaaaaagtcaatattttaGGTTTATTATCACCACTTCAGGGTATCCTCTACATCCTGCTCGGGGATAGCTGGAATGGTTTCGACACTCTCGCacaacttgtgaggataaacggttcAGATAATGCATAAATGGTTTATTGcacgtttttttaaatggccttGTAGCACCCCTTACACAATTTTATTGCTCCAGATCTTCATCACCTAGGTCTACAAGAATTTGAACATATATGTTACCTCCAAACATGTCAAAAAATGTATCTTGGAGACATACTCGGTCGAAACCCAACAGGAAGTCCtccatttttaaatttacatttaatcTTTGCCCTCTTGTCCACCTTTTATAGATTATCATTTAACTAACTCCCCTTTCAGATTTTATACCATCACCTTCAACTTTGGGGTGTTTCATCTCAAGATGTTTTCGATCAAAACCTCAAAATCTTTATATTCTATCAAAGGTGGTTGGTGTGCAATGTGatgtgttgccatggcaacaaaaGTTGTTGTAATGACTACAGACAATTATCTTTGCAAAAGATCAAAATGTCCTCCTCCTTATCACCCTCCTCTAAACTCATGAAAAGTTATTTTATATCTTCATATTATATATCTTGTTCCTGTATGTAAGTACAAAAGAGCGTAAAAAGGATTGTTGACCGTTGGAGTTTTGGGCGTGCCCGGAATGTATAGATGCAATTTCCACTCATTTTCAATGCATCCCAAATATCCCAGTACTCCAATGTGGCCAGGAGTGCGAGGACCGAGTTTCAGTTTGTGTTCCAGCCAAGAGGATAAAGTCAGGCTTAGCTGAGAAGCCGGAGCGGGTCAGAACGGCGGAGGTAGATAAGATCAAGCGAGACCTTCTGGATGAATTCTCGGCTCGGCCCGAGCAGGACTGTGGCCGTTGAGGGATGTCACACTGTGGTCCTCAAATTTTTTAGGACCAGTCAATCCAACAGGCAGGCTGACAAGATTGGACTTCAAACTGCTAAGAGGTTCACCTCAACCCAGATCTTCGGACCAGAtgccaatcagaggaaagttTTTGAGGAATCAGGTCACGGTTTGATGAGAGATGTTCTGCATGGAGAACGTTTTGTGATCCTCATGTAAGAGTCCCCAATAGTGGGAAGACCTTAATCTTCAACAGTCCAGACCACGTTAGGGGCCTGCAACAGCACGGTAGGTCATCTACACAGCGGCCGCGACCTAAAACGTCCTGGTCACGATATTAACAGCCTGACTCTGGATCAGCAGTAAGCAGAGCGCGCGTCTGCTCAGGACCATCAAGAGAGAATGAGAAAAATGCGACATCTGCCGGATCAACTTCTCTTGATGCCTCATCTCTCAGCTCCGACTCCAGAGATCTATCTAACCGTTCGGTAGGCCATATCATAGAACAGATCAAGTCAAATGTGGCCCAAGTTAATACTCTGCCCACACCTGTTCTATGGTCTGATCCACTACAAAAATAGCTTCATGTTTGGCCCATTGATTGCAGATGAGGTTTTCAACCTTTGAAAAAGGAGTTAAATCTAGTGAAAGTCTTGCAAAGCAGAATCTTACATGAGAAAAATTCCAATTCACCAAAAAGCTAAAAAGTCAGTTGAGGTAAAACATTACCAAAATGAATAAGCTTACCTATAAAAGGGGATACTGTATAATTGtgttgaaaatgcatttttcatgcaTCGCAGAACACCATTACGATCCaggcatttgattttttttttttttttcaagttccaAATACATTCTGACGGGATTTGCAGACAACCAGGCACCTTTTGTAAGTGTCACACCCAGACCACAAAACCTCAAATGCAAAGTCTGCAAATATTGTACTGGAGCTTTTGGCATTCGCCTATCACATGGCTGTTTGTAATTTGCTCTTTTCCCCAGATATCCATTTGTAAGGAGTCGGAACAGATAGGCACAACCTTTGAGGATGTCACCCATCTGTGATTCATCACACTGCTtttaacaatgaaaacaaagacgTTGGATGAAAACTGTTCAAGTCagctgcctttaaaaaaaaaaaaatacagtgctaCATATGAGTCCAATACTACAATAGCGTGACAGGCCATATATAAACTGTCAAAAGTGACTCAAATCATGTTTCACTAAATGTGTTGCTTCACATTTCATTTACATTGATAGTGACATATATTGGTACTATCGTGAAGTAATGTTTTTCCCCAAGGATCATGGGCACTTTATTTGCATAAAATACAGCcacatgtgtatttttttcttccaggaaaaagaaaacagaaccAAATgcgaaatacagtatatgaaataatacatactttattaataattttatttcaggGCTGGAATTTCACGGCATGTTCAACTGGGGATGCAGAGAATTTTAGCATGTAgtgaaataacatttattttggtgCCAAAACCTCTTGCCAAGATT
This portion of the Syngnathoides biaculeatus isolate LvHL_M chromosome 10, ASM1980259v1, whole genome shotgun sequence genome encodes:
- the LOC133507100 gene encoding cytokine-like protein 1; amino-acid sequence: MKFGSALAFWFFGFACVSECTPPTCYSRALSLSKEVMTLLDKIHTYHRMKTCAEVLPTIFLDVHNSCVTTKLRDFLYVLLNHPSRNCRERPRMVLLKTKMQNLYAIISRICYRDLVFFTDDCGAIDTGHSRPHYAEDRLQILQEER